The proteins below come from a single Phoenix dactylifera cultivar Barhee BC4 unplaced genomic scaffold, palm_55x_up_171113_PBpolish2nd_filt_p 000600F, whole genome shotgun sequence genomic window:
- the LOC103723591 gene encoding probable cytokinin riboside 5'-monophosphate phosphoribohydrolase LOG4, with product MEASQQEAVESENRSKFRRICVFCGSRSGNRTSFSDATLDLGKQLVERKIHLIYGGGSVGLMGLISQTVYNGGCHVLGVIPKALQPHEISGETIGEVKTVADMHERKSEMAKHADAFIALPGGYGTMEELLEIIAWSQLGIHDKPVGLLNVDGYYDSLLALFDKGVEEGFIEESARNIVVSAESAEELIRKMEVNEGGKRKVITSLKRKRSC from the exons ATGGAAGCAAGCCAACAGGAGGCAGTCGAAAGTGAGAACAGAAGTAAGTTTAGAAGGATATGTGTCTTCTGCGGGAGTAGGTCAGGGAACAGGACTTCATTCAGTGATGCAACTCTTGACCTTGGGAAGCAATTG GTTGAGAGAAAAATACACCTCATTTATGGTGGTGGAAGTGTAGGTCTGATGGGCCTGATATCTCAGACTGTCTACAATGGTGGATGTCATGTTCTCGG AGTCATTCCTAAAGCTCTCCAGCCACATGAG ATATCAGGAGAGACCATTGGAGAGGTGAAGACAGTAGCAGACATGCATGAGCGGAAGTCAGAAATGGCTAAACATGCTGATGCCTTTATTGCCCTTCCAG GTGGTTATGGAACCATGGAGGAACTTTTAGAGATAATAGCATGGTCTCAGCTTGGAATCCATGATAAACCA gtGGGGTTACTGAATGTGGATGGGTACTACGACAGTTTGCTTGCACTGTTTGACAAAGGGGTGGAGGAAGGCTTCATAGAGGAGTCAGCAAGAAATATTGTGGTTTCAGCAGAGAGCGCAGAGGAGCTGATCAGGAAAATGGAGGTAAATGAAGGAGGGAAAAGGAAGGTAATCACAAGCCTAAAGAGGAAGCGGAGCTGCTAG